In the genome of Aspergillus luchuensis IFO 4308 DNA, chromosome 2, nearly complete sequence, one region contains:
- a CDS encoding class I SAM-dependent methyltransferase (COG:S;~EggNog:ENOG410PMCI;~InterPro:IPR029063;~PFAM:PF13489,PF08241,PF13649) encodes MAESFSIPDSQGAAANDPPQATSSLASAPQNVSQSAAPVAGHHDGESSDSDEAEPEEEFSDYAEDFASDTTSLNSEITSYRFENGRRYHAYKEGAYWGPNDEMQNEQLDIAHHMFTLLLDGKLLLAPISDNIQRALDVGTGTGIWAIDFADEYPSAQVIGTDLSPIQPGFVPPNLQFEIDDASEDWVYPENHFDLIHVRALYGAIADWPAFYQNVLSRLRPGGWFDQLEMSIQFRSDDGTVTDDHVLAVWSKTFIEAGEKFGKTFRIADLAKGYMQQAGFHNVTEHRMKLPVGQWSRDKKLKKLGMWNLVHCEQGIEGWAMALLTRVMGWSYAEVQVFLAQMRKGLRDPNTHAYFNVVGVYGQKPTSAY; translated from the exons ATGGCGGAATCCTTTTCCATCCCCGATTCTCAAGGGGCTGCCGCTAATGACCCCCCACAAGCCACCTCATCTTTGGCTTCGGCTCCACAAAACGTATCCCAGAGCGCTGCGCCCGTCGCAGGGCATCATGATGGTGAATCCTCAGACTCA GACGAGGCAGAGCCTGAAGAAGAGTTCTCGGACTATGCAGAAGATTT CGCGAGCGATACAACATCGCTAAACTCTGAGATCACCTCCTACCGATTTGAGAATGGACGACGCTATCACGCCTACAAGGAGGGGGCGTATTG GGGTCCTAATGACGAAATGCAAAATGAGCAATTAGATATTGC TCATCATATGTTTACATTGCTTCTCGATGGAAAACTGCTACTGGCGCCGATCAGCGACAACATACAG AGAGCGCTGGATGTTGGCACTGGCACTGGGATTTGGGCCAT TGATTTCGCAGATGAATATCCCTCAGCACAAGTCATTGGCACCGATTTGTCACCCATACAGCCCGGTTTCGTTCCGCCCAATCTACAGTTCGAGATCGACGACGCCTCGGAAGACTGGGTCTATCCAGAGAACCATTTCGATTTGATCCACGTTCGTGCACTGTATGGTGCAATCGCGGACTGGCCCGCATTCTATCAGAATGTTCTTAG TCGCTTGCGGCCGGGGGGCTGGTTTGACCAGCTCGAGATGTCCATACAATTTCGATCGGATGATGGCACGGTGACAGACGACCATGTTCTAGCTGTCTGGTCGAAGACCTTCATTGAGGCGGGCGAGAAGTTCGGCAAGACCTTTCGCATTGCCGATCTTGCTAAGGGCTATATGCAACAGGCTGGATTTCATAACGTGACAGAGCACCGCATGAAGTTGCCTGTCGGTCAGTGGAGTCGagacaagaagctgaagaaacTAGGCATGTGGAACTTGGTTCATTGTGAGCAGGGAATTGAAGGATGGGCCATGGCACTGCTGACCCGAGTCATGGGA TGGAGCTATGCCGAAGTGCAGGTCTTCTTGGCCCAGATGCGAAAAGGCCTCCGTGATCCGAATACTCACGCATACTTCAACGT GGTCGGCGTGTATGGACAAAAGCCTACAAGTGCCTATTAG
- a CDS encoding C2H2 type zinc finger domain protein (COG:S;~EggNog:ENOG410PRMF;~InterPro:IPR036236,IPR013087,IPR007219;~PFAM:PF00096,PF04082;~go_function: GO:0003677 - DNA binding [Evidence IEA];~go_function: GO:0008270 - zinc ion binding [Evidence IEA];~go_process: GO:0006351 - transcription, DNA-templated [Evidence IEA]) — MAPLDAMPQSTTSSPTTTTSAVKTLICRVCQKGFSKAEHLRRHERCHTGSKPFICKECRRPFARQDALTRHEKLHTRAANAKQAQVQQSSVHVPPQTTSLDALPWDASRAPAPPIVSTSASNQAWETSQAEQHPGLQHAASDLDFALIWPDSENLFQSIMSSDATDQWQMPLGALPFPPVVQDVNGMNFGSPNSFDDRGSSIGTIPSGGSHQAVRDVTEMVTSSSSSVTAAIKATSITSVFLDECLHMFFVRFIPTFPVLHRATFVFRECTHPLLLNAMALGSLYLGPKDSVAKGEALWRLAHTAIATSWQSLITHRGPYDVCKGVQLLITALLGQIYGALSKNRVIRTTSQVFRPLGFLWARHCGMLDADPFPMENVPFPNSPSTEKEYKWRTWAAREIQQRALLAYHILDGLVAQMSGDSASTRHVANPLHLPSSEAAFDAGNVDEWIAIMRTQKVEQPSFRLVFRSLFPPIGSFRPLDFQFSAFALRVVLEGLQSLVSDSDESDLAAVGVPGRSGVRRALAQVHETITMSIHLSAPERLEVLLRWHTICLDTMINSTVLCRHVCSRYDITQHVSGGSRTIKPGFDMAKWVNTEDARRALLHAIAIQDIVEQLPRGRAHVIHMPSSLFSATTIYVVFSLAGVANIHLPRTIVWQDALLSRADLNLGCENIRPSTGSETRRFVEEGRTDSPPGMGAVRNLLYEMNSLQKLFRCMFSQWGIAHDMEEIIDQWITLCH; from the exons atGGCTCCTTTAGACGCCATGCCACAATCAACCACATCAtcccctaccaccaccacatcggCGGTCAAGACATTGATTTGCCGCGTTTGTCAAAAGGGCTTCTCTAAGGCAGAACATTTGAGG AGACATGAACGTTGTC ATACGGGATCGAAGCCTTTCATCTGCAAAGAATGTCGGCGACCTTTTGCCCGCCAGGACGCTCTGACCCGGCATGAAAAGCTTCACACCCGCGCGGCCAACGCCAAACAGGCCCAAGTACAGCAATCATCCGTACATGTTCCTCCGCAGACGACGTCTTTGGATGCTCTGCCCTGGGATGCCAGCCGCGCCCCAGCACCGCCCATAGTCTCTACCTCTGCATCTAATCAGGCATGGGAGACGTCCCAGGCTGAGCAACATCCGGGCTTGCAACATGCAGCTTCCGATCTTGATTTCGCCCTGATATGGCCTGACTCAGAAAATCTCTTTCAAAGTATCATGTCATCCGATGCTACCGACCAATGGCAGATGCCATTAGGAGCTTTGCCCTTCCCACCAGTTGTACAAGATGTTAATGGGATGAACTTTGGGTCACCGAATTCGTTTGACGACAGAGGGTCGTCAATAGGCACAATTCCCTCAGGTGGAAGCCACCAGGCCGTGCGGGATGTTACCGAGATGGTGACAAGCTCG TCATCAAGTGTCACAGCTGCAATCAAAGCGACCTCGATAACATCAGTCTTCTTAGATGAATGTCTGCATATGTTCTTCGTGCGATTCATTCCCACGTTCCCGGTTCTACATCGAGCAACTTTCGTTTTCCGCGAGTGTacacatcctcttcttctcaatGCTATGGCATTGGGGTCGTTATACCTGGGTCCGAAAGACTCTGTAGCTAAGGGGGAGGCTTTATGGCGCTTAGCACATACTGCTATAGCAACCTCT TGGCAATCGTTGATCACCCATCGAGGCCCTTACGATGTCTGCAAAGGAGTACAGCTCCTCATTACCGCTCTGCTTGGCCAAATATACGGTGCTTTGTCCAAG AATCGGGTTATCCGTACGACGAGTCAGGTCTTCCGCCCACTTGGCTTCCTATGGGCAAGACACTGTGGGATGCTGGATGCCGACCCTTTTCCCATGGAGAATGTGCCTTTCCCAAACTCGCCCAGCACAGAAAAGGAGTACAAATGGCGTACATGGGCAGCTCGAGAGATTCAACAACGCGCGTTACTCGCGTATCATATATTAGATGGCCTCGTCGCGCAGATGTCTGGTGACAGTGCATCTACTCGGCATGTAGCCAACCCTCTGCATCTCCCCAGCAGCGAAGCTGCCTTCGATGCCGGCAATGTCGACGAATGGATCGCTATCATGCGTACGCAGAAGGTGGAACAACCATCCTTCCGGTTGGTGTTCCgctccctctttcctcccatcGGAAGCTTTCGACCTCTAGACTTCCAATTTTCTGCCTTTGCATTACGTGTTGTCCTAGAAGGCCTACAGTCTCTTGTGTCGGATTCGGATGAAAGCGATCTTGCTGCCGTCGGGGTTCCCGGCCGTTCTGGTGTCCGGAGAGCATTGGCTCAAGTACATGAAACTATAACCATGAGTATTCATCTCTCTGCACCGGAGCGTCTTGAGGTTCTTCTGCGTTGGCATACGATATGTCTCGACACCATGATCAACTCTACAGTACTCTGCAGACATGTTTGTTCCCGATATGACATTACGCAACACGTTTCCGGAGGCTCCCGGACCATCAAGCCAGGCTTCGACATGGCCAAATGGGTCAATACTGAAGATGCTCGTCGTGCTTTGCTGCACGCTATTGCAATACAAGATATTGTCGAACAACTCCCGAGAGGCAGGGCCCATGTTATCCACATGCCAAGCTCTTTGTTCTCGGCCACAACAATATACGTTGTCTTCTCTCTTGCTGGTGTGGCGAATATTCATCTTCCACGCACGATTGTCTGGCAGGACGCCCTGCTTTCGCGCGCTGATCTGAACCTCGGGTGCGAGAACATTCGCCCCTCGACTGGTTCTGAAACACGGCGTTTTGTCGAAGAGGGACGAACAGACTCTCCCCCTGGCATGGGAGCGGTGCGTAATCTGTTGTATGAGATGAACTCGTTGCAGAAGCTATTCCGCTGCATGTTCTCCCAGTGGGGCATTGCGCATGACATGGAGGAGATTATTGATCAGTGGATTACTCTCTGCCACTAG
- a CDS encoding uncharacterized protein (COG:S;~EggNog:ENOG410Q2YT), whose translation MNHPATTALLTPNPMRPDHDQWGTTPQSPNNPSTTASKAAAVGIIKPSASLDKSTPIESLPFAGRGRQLSVPEQVCLVNLCAASMNDDDAHNHPKSFWIKISNKLELQTGRRYSWQSCRRRIQTYISKRKAHWEAYANGDPYPGVDIDTEVWDLLTSWLVKYNTPRDVTAKAPLGASVALPTRVEPQPPQIPEPVRMVPEQGLVQISTKIERVLVWLKSLPPLEDMEAMRTWTGYVDPLADWMSRSKVRRERRLVFQKTKNGEEQLEFGGDGLTDPALAYLPQPHQPSLALHDPLQGTKRPRELDDSFAERPAQRIRVDPGSHPSGSPYAEEHADNAHLKRKLVESYFESTFGKLIDRLSARFRAQGAKQQDAPGSCEAIMRDLFKDVGVAVAKALVRMDEPAVQDQLPN comes from the coding sequence ATGAACCACCCTGCTACCACCGCCCTTCTCACTCCCAACCCCATGCGGCCCGATCATGATCAATGGGGTACCACACCGCAGTCTCCGAACAACCCCTCTACCACTGCTTCCAAAGCAGCCGCCGTTGGCATTATCAAGCCCTCGGCCTCGTTGGATAAATCCACCCCGATAGAGTCCCTTCCTTTCGCCGGCCGCGGGAGACAACTCAGCGTCCCCGAGCAGGTTTGCCTGGTCAATTTGTGCGCGGCGTCCATgaacgatgatgatgctcaCAACCATCCGAAATCCTTCTGGATCAAGATCTCCAACAAACTTGAATTGCAAACCGGCCGTCGCTATTCCTGGCAGTCATGCCGCCGCCGTATTCAGACCTACATCTCGAAACGAAAGGCCCACTGGGAGGCGTATGCGAACGGTGATCCGTATCCGGGTGTAGACATTGATACTGAAGTCTGGGACCTACTGACTTCATGGTTGGTTAAATACAACACACCTCGGGATGTGACAGCCAAAGCTCCGCTGGGGGCGTCTGTTGCACTACCCACCAGAGTAGAACCTCAACCCCCTCAAATCCCCGAGCCCGTTCGGATGGTGCCCGAGCAGGGGTTGGTACAGATCTCGACGAAAATCGAGCGGGTTCTGGTCTGGTTGAAGAGTCTCCCGCCGTTGGAGGACATGGAAGCCATGAGAACATGGACGGGGTATGTCGATCCTCTGGCGGACTGGATGTCTCGCTCCAAAGTCCGGCGGGAGCGTCGATTGGTTTTTCAGAAAACCAAAAATGGCGAAGAGCAGCTTGagtttggtggtgatggcctGACGGACCCGGCTCTGGCCTATCTGCCCCAACCTCATCAGCCCTCTCTTGCACTGCACGATCCCTTACAAGGGACCAAAAGACCTCGCGAGCTAGATGATTCCTTCGCTGAGCGTCCTGCCCAGCGTATCCGTGTAGACCCTGGGAGCCATCCTTCCGGCAGTCCTTATGCCGAGGAACACGCCGACAACGCCCACCTGAAAAGGAAGCTTGTCGAATCCTACTTTGAAAGCACCTTCGGCAAACTGATTGACCGGCTATCTGCTCGGTTCCGGGCCCAGGGTGCCAAACAGCAGGACGCCCCTGGGAGCTGCGAGGCCATAATGCGCGATCTTTTCAAAGATGTCGGAGTGGCGGTTGCAAAGGCGTTGGTCCGAATGGACGAACCTGCAGTTCAAGATCAGTTACCGAACTGA
- a CDS encoding cytochrome P450 (COG:Q;~EggNog:ENOG410PKRN;~InterPro:IPR001128,IPR017972,IPR002401,IPR036396;~PFAM:PF00067;~go_function: GO:0005506 - iron ion binding [Evidence IEA];~go_function: GO:0016705 - oxidoreductase activity, acting on paired donors, with incorporation or reduction of molecular oxygen [Evidence IEA];~go_function: GO:0020037 - heme binding [Evidence IEA];~go_process: GO:0055114 - oxidation-reduction process [Evidence IEA]) — translation MVSIHVLLLTVSVLSILLILRCIWTIVYRLFLHPLAHLPGPLLARATHLYAFWYNMQGGSFYLQVPKLHEQYGPVVRITPDEIHLSDPENCEKIYYIGSRYGKDPRFYGAFGTHKATFTAPSPDVHRVKRSALNPFFSRKKVLELEDIVQEKADKLVRRMRESFSSTGCIDLHHAFRAISVDVISDYAFGNCYGFLGKKNFGAEFFDMIRGFGPAFWFFQQFPAIQGLSLSTPFWLAKLTSEPLTRMMLHREGSRRQILKVKDAVDRGEKGSRSTIFHQLLHPEATEGHVVPTVEELEDEAYIMLAAAADTTGNALTIAAYNVVRHEEIYKRLTEELKQAFPDPEGEIDFVALERLPYLTAVIKEALRLSCGVPGRLPRVVPDVGAEFNGYHVPPGTVVSMSSWTMHHNEDLFPQSETFDPSRWTDPVIGKSLEKYLFSFGKGSRQCIGMPLAYCELYVTLGRLFRQFDDLKTAQKSREELRYNDYFSSYHPAEYNKFIFEKSR, via the exons ATGGTTTCAATTCATGTATTATTACTCACGGTGTCCGTCCTGTCTATCTTGCTCATCCTACGATGCATCTGGACGATCGTGTACCGGCtgttcctccaccccctggCCCATCTACCGGGCCCACTTCTTGCTCGGGCCACGCACCTGTACGCCTTCTGGTATAACATGCAAGGTGGATCCTTCTATCTTCAGGTTCCAAAGCTGCATGAGCAATATG GCCCCGTTGTCCGCATCACACCTGACGAGATCCACCTAAGCGACCCTGAAAACTGCGAGAAGATCTACTACATAGGATCACGGTATGGAAAGGACCCTCGGTTCTACGGCGCGTTCGGCACCCACAAGGCGACCTTTACGGCACCAAGCCCCGACGTACATCGAGTCAAGCGATCGGCCTTGAACCCCTTTTTTTCGCGCAAAAAGGTGCTTGAGCTGGAGGATATTGTGCAGGAGAAGGCAGACAAGCTGGTCAGGCGCATGAGGGAGTCTTTCAGCTCGACCGGCTGTATTGACCTGCATCATGCCTTTCGAGCTATCTCTGTGGATGTCATCAGTGACTACGCCTTTGGCAATTGTTACGGATTTCTTGGTAAGAAGAACTTTGGCGCTGAGTTCTTTGACATGATCCGAGGCTTTGGTCCGGCATTCTGGTTCTTTCAGCAATTCCCGGCTATCCAGGGGCTTTCACTTAGCACACCGTTCTGGTTGGCCAAGTTGACTAGTGAACctttgacgaggatgatgttgcATCGTGAG GGCTCTCGTCGCCAAATATTGAAGGTGAAAGACGCTGTTGAtcggggagagaaaggaagccGGTCAACTATATTTCACCAGCTTCTTCACCCAGAGGCTACTGAAGGTCATGTGGTGCCtacggtggaggagctggaagacgaAGCCTATATCATGttggctgcagctgcagacacGACTGGAAATGCGCTGACCATTGCTGCCTACAATGTTGTGCGGCATGAGGAGATTTACAAACGCTTaacggaggagctgaagcagGCATTTCCTGATCCGGAAGGGGAAATAGACTTTGTGGCTTTGGAAAGATTGCCCTACTTG ACCGCTGTTATCAAGGAGGCTCTAAG GCTATCCTGTGGAGTCCCTGGTAGACTACCACGAGTCGTCCCTGACGTCGGCGCTGAGTTCAATGGCTATCATGTTCCTCCTGGG ACTGTTGTCAGCATGAGCTCGTGGACCATGCATCATAACGAAGATCTATTCCCACAATCGGAAACCTTCGACCCGAGTCGATGGACTGATCCAGTAATTGGCAAGTCTCTTGAGAAGTACTTGTTCTCTTTTGGCAAAGGGTCTAGACAATGTATTGGGATGCC GCTTGCATACTGCGAGCTGTACGTGACTCTTGGTCGACTTTTCCGACAGTTTGACGACTTGAAAACAGCTCAGAAGAGCCGGGAGGAGCTGCGATATAATGACTATTTTTCATCCTATCATCCGGCGGAATACAACAAATTTATTTTCGAAAAGTCACGCTGA
- a CDS encoding uncharacterized protein (COG:S;~EggNog:ENOG410PYS8), translating to MKWTPEKDQLLLLKILETHSLSVDAKRVAEAWPKSLGPDMPTPRAISERLVRMRNTARESSGMEGHFFIGKGLKTGSPMTKSTASAASSPASVSTPHKLRVSNARKGSALKRKRDDDDDDDEVEDGDVGEYTPTPAKMKVEGGSDTEIENGMETPTKAMKGKGVSARSSAQVKKEVVDLESEAEVAPVKRVRKASALAPGMVEWKDEDDEGVGESSASEYVPEVEGKGEGVYSAEEFDDGDLYDA from the exons ATGAAGTGGACTCCTGAGAAAGATCAGCTT ctcctcctcaaaATCCTCGAAACCCACTCCCTCTCCGTCGACGCCAAACGCGTGGCCGAAGCATGGC CTAAATCCCTCGGTCCAGACATGCCCACCCCCCGCGCCATCTCCGAGCGTCTCGTTCGCATGCGAAACACCGCTCGCGAGTCCAGCGGCATGGAAGGGCACTTTTTCATCGGAAAGGGGCTCAAGACCGGGAGTCCAATGACCAAGTCTACTGCTAGTGCCGCTTCCAGCCCTGCTTCTGTCTCTACTCCTCATAAGTTGCGCGTCAGTAATGCCAGAAAGGGGTCGGCCTTGAAGCGGAAGcgcgacgatgatgatgatgatgatgaagttgaggatggagatgtggGGGAGTATACGCCTACCCCTGCTAAGATGAAGGTGGAAGGAGGTAGTGATACTGAAATCGAGAATGGGATGGAGACCCCTACCAAGGccatgaaggggaagggtgTGAGCGCGAGGTCCTCTGCtcaggtgaagaaggaggtggtTGACTTGGAGAGCGAGGCGGAGGTTGCTCCTGTGAAGCGTGTTCGTAAGGCCAGTGCGCTTGCGCCTGGAATGGTGGagtggaaggatgaggatgatgaaggagtgGGGGAGAGCTCGGCTAGCGAGTATGTGCCTGAGGTGGAGGgtaagggggagggagtttACAGTGCTGAGGAATTCGATGATGGCGACTTGTATGATGCTTAG
- a CDS encoding uncharacterized protein (COG:S;~EggNog:ENOG410PZW2) encodes MVNWKQPESADRLCAALVVAHPSLKLDYNAIATYFGQGATYDAIQNRFRKVHSFADQLRQEAIERGITDLPAAKARKSTTGSIASPAPRTPRMGRNGIQKPVSSSSRKRPASRTPANLITPTRSGAGSSKAGQSIMDAISLEDDMLDDERADMKPPLKAESRSAQISTMAGPTSDESDVEIIEMPPSPPAVTTGKVEEFYVSTSSFPSYPNFSVSNGNTSSTVKREREQSRILNSNVTTVNGTNTTSSTSSDFSNSRSNNDATLGISSIGGFAHSSSSAYEMDDPWSEVA; translated from the exons ATGGTCAATTGGAAACAACCCGAGTCAGCCGACCGTCTCTGTGCGGCGCTCGTCGTAGCCCATCCGAGTCTAAAG CTCGACTACAATGCCATAGCCACCTACTTCGGACAGGGAGCAACGTACGACGCAATTCAAAACCGCTTCCGAAAAGTCCACTCATTCGCCGATCAACTCCGACAGGAAGCCATAGAACGGGGAATCACTGATCTTCCCGCTGCGAAGGCCCGAAAATCCACTACCGGCAGTATTGCCTCTCCTGCTCCACGAACACCCCGTATGGGCCGCAACGGGATCCAGAAGCctgtctcttcctcatctcgAAAGAGACCCGCTTCCAGAACACCCGCCAATTTGATAACACCAACCCGAAGCGGAGCCGGTTCAAGCAAAGCCGGACAGTCTATTATGGATGCAATCTCTCTAGAAGATGACATGCTCGACGATGAAAGGGCCGATATGAAGCCTCCGCTCAAAGCGGAGTCCAGGTCTGCGCAAATCTCAACAATGGCAGGTCCTACTTCCGACGAAAGCGATGTCGAGATCATTGAAATGCCTCCTTCGCCTCCGGCAGTTACAACGGGCAAAGTCGAGGAGTTTTATGTATCGACATCGAGCTTTCCTTCTTATCCTAATTTCAGCGTGAGCAATGGCAATACTAGCTCAACTGTCAAACGCGAACGTGAGCAAAGTCGCATCCTGAACTCCAATGTTACGACCGTTAACGGTACGAATACTACATCGTCAACATCAAGCGACTTTAgcaacagcagaagcaacAACGATGCCACTCTCGGCATATCCAGTATAGGCGGGTTCGCCCATAGTAGTAGCTCAGCCTACGAGATGGACGATCCATGGAGTGAAGTCGCATGA
- a CDS encoding thioesterase family protein (COG:S;~EggNog:ENOG410PP61;~InterPro:IPR029069,IPR042171;~PFAM:PF13622;~SECRETED:SignalP(1-19);~TransMembrane:1 (n6-17c21/22o45-62i)) produces MRSSSFYTWFTLARRLLLAHFYECPRNKPFYKLNSRVPLSRERTPTLTQLLLSVSSPTAILAKKRASRKKRGRSSLDHPLIGSLNALLSTTPFVSSTPVTAKMNWVAPRSPQGLWGHRLGGHNREVWLSFRDGSKLSDVLHLAYLSDLPLQPPATHIPDFYAKYAISTLCLSIEFKRRPDPSTDWIMVRSNSNKVSNGRYDAALQLLDERGNLLALSNHVVFTSDLKPRPARL; encoded by the exons ATGCGTTCGTCCAGTTTTTACACATGGTTCACCCTGGCCCGTCGATTATTACTTGCACACTTTTACGAGTGTCCAAGAAACAAGCCGTTCTACAAGTTGAACTCGCGCGTGCCCCTAAGCCGGGAGAGGACTCCGACTCTTacccaactactactctCGGTATCTTCACCTACGGCGATATtagcaaagaaaagggccTCACGCAAGAAACGCGGCCGGTCATCACTCGACCACCCCCTGATCGGCTCACTGAATGCGTTACTATCGACGACCCCGTTCGTCAGTTCCACCCCTGTGACCGCGAAGATGAACTGGGTCGCCCCACGATCTCCACAGGGACTCTGGGGCCACCGCCTCGGCGGCCACAACCGCGAGGTCTGGCTGTCCTTCCGCGACGGCTCCAAACTATCTGACGTGTTACATCTGGCGTATCTTTCCGACTTG CCCCTGCAGCCACCAGCAACCCATATTCCGGACTTCTACGCTAAATATGCGATCTCCACCCTGTGTCTGTCGATCGAGTTCAAAAGGCGGCCCGACCCGTCCACTGACTGGATCATGGTCCgctccaactccaacaaGGTCTCCAATGGCCGGTATGATGCTGCTTTGCAACTATTAGATGAGAGGGGGAATCTTCTCGCCTTGAGCAATCACGTTGTGTTTACCTCAGACTTGAAGCCGAGGCCGGCTCGGCTGTGA
- a CDS encoding uncharacterized protein (COG:S;~EggNog:ENOG410PZZV), translated as MPMTWNEVTDARLLVGILTTTNVKLDMHALAKFMGPGCTVSAVQHRIQRLKDKVSTSGTASSPATTTATTMTSPGNETPTTPTPATPEKRKRGRPRKNPVVGGGEASTSPTVVAAGAAKKPKAKRAKKVDGSATATAAVVKNEEVSDDDEEEEVLSELGVAETPGAEEGGVGEEVQESPVVKGEEEDDDA; from the exons ATGCCCATGACTTGGAACGAAGTCACAGATGCTCGA CTCCTAGTCGGCATCTTGACCACCACGAACGTGAAATTGGACATGCACGCCTTGGCCAAATTCATGGGTCCCG GCTGCACCGTCTCCGCCGTCCAACACCGCATCCAGCGTCTCAAGGACAAAGTTTCTACCTCTGGTACTGCTTCGTCCCCGgccactactactgctactaccaTGACTTCCCCGGGAAACGAGACACCCACTACTCCCACCCCCGCTACtcccgagaaaagaaagcgtGGTCGACCCCGCAAGAACCCcgttgttgggggtggtgaagctAGTACTTCTCCTACTGTCgtggctgctggtgctgctaaGAAGCCAAAGGCTAAGCGGGCTAAGAAGGTTGATGGTagtgctactgctactgctgcggTTGTTAAGAATGAGGAggttagtgatgatgatgaggaggaggaggtgcttTCTGAGCTTGGTGTTGCGGAGACTCCTGGGGCtgaggagggtggggttggtgaggaggtgCAGGAGAGTCCTGTTGTtaagggtgaggaggaggatgatgatgcttga